The following proteins are co-located in the Lagenorhynchus albirostris chromosome 2, mLagAlb1.1, whole genome shotgun sequence genome:
- the ASCL5 gene encoding achaete-scute homolog 5, producing MNDDFCRALAARRPAAPPGCLPLGIGPPPRPATPARAEPLGAVPFLLYPGAARPPYCDAYAAAFPGVPFPGALGACHYPFEPAFLQKRNERERQRVRCVNEGYARLRGHLPGALAEKRLSKVETLRAAIRYIKHLQELLRVAPDGPGHREPRGRAPLAPDSSEPSCCSSSPFFESEDCSH from the coding sequence ATGAACGACGACTTCTGCCGGGCGCTGGCGGCCCGCCGGCCCGCGGCGCCCCCCGGTTGCCTGCCGCTGGGCATCGGGCCCCCTCCCCGACCGGCGACCCCGGCCCGCGCCGAGCCTCTGGGCGCCGTGCCCTTCCTGCTGTACCCGGGCGCCGCCCGACCGCCCTACTGCGACGCCTACGCGGCCGCGTTCCCCGGCGTGCCCTTCCCGGGCGCCCTGGGCGCCTGCCACTACCCCTTCGAGCCCGCCTTCCTCCAGAAGCGCAACGAGCGCGAGCGCCAGCGCGTCCGCTGCGTCAACGAGGGCTACGCGCGCCTCCGCGGCCACCTGCCTGGCGCCCTGGCCGAGAAGCGGCTCAGCAAGGTGGAGACCCTGCGCGCCGCCATCCGCTACATCAAGCACCTGCAGGAACTGCTGCGCGTCGCCCCCGACGGCCCTGGGCACCGCGAGCCCCGCGGCCGCGCCCCACTGGCGCCCGACTCGTCCGAGCCGTCGTGCTGCTCTTCCTCGCCCTTCTTCGAGTCGGAGGACTGCAGCCACTGA